From the bacterium genome, the window CACAAGAGACTGATCGAGATAGTAGAACCTTCCCAGCGGACGGTGAAGACGATCATGGACTTGAATCTTCACCTGCCGGCTGGCGTAGAGATAGAGGTTAAGTTGTAGTGAACCCTATAAGTGTGGGTGTGATCGCCAAGAGCCTCGGGATGACCCAGGTTTTCCTCGAGAGCGGTGATGTCGTGCCGGCCTCGGTGCTTCAGGTAGAGGACTGTCGCGTGGTTCAGGTTAAGAGCGAGAAGGGGTCGGATGGCTACAATGCTGTTCAGGTTGGGATTAAGTCGCGGAAGAAGTTCAAGCGGATGACCAAGGCACTGCGAGGTCATCTGAAGCGGGCTGGCCTGGACGCGGTTGACCTGCTGCGTGAGTTCAGGGTTGACGATGTGGGTGGCTATGAGGTGGGTCAGAAGCTGGATGCGGCCCTATTTGAGGCTGGTGATCTGGTCAGGATAACAGGGATAAGCAAGGGCAAGGGCTTCGCCGGGGTGGTCAAGCGACATGGTTTCAGCGGCGGCCCTAAGAGCCATGGCTCGCATTGTGGTCGTATCCCTGGGTCCATAGGCACCTCGGCTACTCCATCCCGTGTTCACAGGGGGAAGAAGCTACCTGGGAGAATGGGCGGGAACCGTGTAACGCTCAGCCGGGCCAAGGTGATCAGTGTTATGAAGGAAAGAAATGCAGTGCTTGTTAAAGGCGGAGTTCCTGGGGGCGCCGGCGGTCGGTATCTGCTTTTGTCGAAAGTTGAGTCCGCGAGCAAGCGCAATATATAGTGGGTTTAGCTAGGGTGGAAACGAAAATTCTTGATGCTCAGGGTAATCAGGTCGGCTCGGTCGAGCTGAACGAGTCGCACTTCGGGGTGGAGCCGAAGCCGCATGTCCTACACGAGGTTGTGCGTGCCCAGATCAATAATTATATGAAGAAGACAGCGAGCTCGCTGACCAGGGCGCAGGTGCGTGGCGGAGGCAGAAAGCCTTTTCGCCAGAAGGGCACAGGTCGGGCCAGGGCTGGCACGAGGACTTCGCCGCTTTGGGAGGGTGGCGGAGTGGTGTTTGGGCCGAAGCCTCGCGTGGTTAAGAGCAAGCCGCCGAGAAGCCTGCGGAGGCAGGCCTTTAGGATGGCATGGTCCGATCGGTTTTCGTCCGACGCCGTGGTTGTTGTGAGGGATTTTGGGCTGAAAGAGATCAAGACGAAGGCCCTTTTGATGACGCTAGTTGGGCTTGGGGGCATGGGTCGGGTTCTGATCGGTCTGTCTGAGAGGGACGAGGTAGTAGAGAAGTCTGCTCGGAACCTCGGGTTCCATCCAAGGAAGAGTTATACTGGAAGCATAAAGTCTGTTTTAGTGAAGTGTATTGATCGGATAACGGTTTATGACATACTCTTGGCGGACAGGTTGTTCCTGACCGAGGAGTCGCTGAAGCTTCT encodes:
- the rplC gene encoding 50S ribosomal protein L3, coding for MNPISVGVIAKSLGMTQVFLESGDVVPASVLQVEDCRVVQVKSEKGSDGYNAVQVGIKSRKKFKRMTKALRGHLKRAGLDAVDLLREFRVDDVGGYEVGQKLDAALFEAGDLVRITGISKGKGFAGVVKRHGFSGGPKSHGSHCGRIPGSIGTSATPSRVHRGKKLPGRMGGNRVTLSRAKVISVMKERNAVLVKGGVPGGAGGRYLLLSKVESASKRNI
- the rplD gene encoding 50S ribosomal protein L4, producing METKILDAQGNQVGSVELNESHFGVEPKPHVLHEVVRAQINNYMKKTASSLTRAQVRGGGRKPFRQKGTGRARAGTRTSPLWEGGGVVFGPKPRVVKSKPPRSLRRQAFRMAWSDRFSSDAVVVVRDFGLKEIKTKALLMTLVGLGGMGRVLIGLSERDEVVEKSARNLGFHPRKSYTGSIKSVLVKCIDRITVYDILLADRLFLTEESLKLLQARMEGV